From Aspergillus chevalieri M1 DNA, chromosome 4, nearly complete sequence, a single genomic window includes:
- a CDS encoding uncharacterized protein (COG:S;~EggNog:ENOG410PZ4C;~SECRETED:SignalP(1-30)), producing the protein MATSMLSVGWCRPITLLLLLWTTFLHLTSAQLCTFWDGGCVDPLAQTAISLDLPPLFLEDVNLYYAYDANSQGKGHGPMTKVSYWLRYGREINSSAITTNRTSELSLRVGNLTGTPSGNNNGCDGIWGPRCSRDLKNLLSGAIYELATEGEYNSNPLQTVLNQMHSTPPYLENCPPQFFDVQSAPVIRFAQESKPERTATIQTAGSNLSPWKTWYIDRMSALQQAEQVAVAIFSRSPSDDSPPPKSKDDVQIELACLQAPSGNTFNEDPDS; encoded by the exons ATGGCTACCTCGATGTTGAGTGTAGGGTGGTGTCGACCCATCACGCTGTTGTTGTTACTATGGACAACGTTCCTGCATTTGACATCCGCTCAGCTATGCACCTTTTGGGATGGGGGCTGTGTTGATCCCCTGGCCCAGACAGCCATCTCGCTCGACTTGCCGCCGCTCTTCCTCGAGGATGTCAACCTGTATTACGCCTACGATGCTAACTCTCAGGGCAAGGGTCATGGACCAATGACCAAGGTTAGTTATTGGCTACGGTACGGTCGGGAGATCAACAGTTCGGCCATCACCACGAACCGCACATCCGAACTGAGTCTTCGCGTCGGGAATTTGACGGGCACACCTTCTGGAAACAACAACGGATGTGATGGTATTTGGGGTCCTCGTTGTTCGAGGGATCTCAAGAATTTGTTGAGTGGTGCTATTTACGAGTTGGCGACCGAGGGGGAGTACAATTCGAATCCTTTGCAGACGGTCCTCAACCAGATGCATTCGACTCCGCCTTATTTGGAAAACTGTCCGCCTCAGTTCTTTGATGTTCAGTCGGCACCGGTCATTC GATTTGCCCAAGAATCGAAGCCAGAACGAACCGCTACCATTCAAACAGCTGGATCGAATCTAAGTCCTTGGAAAACCTGGTATATCGACCGCATGAGCGCCCTTCAGCAGGCCGAACAGGTCGCCGTCGCCATCTTCAGTCGCAGCCCATCTGATGACAGCCCACCACCGAAGAGTAAAGACGATGTACAAATTGAATTAGCTTGTCTTCAAGCCCCATCCGGAAACACCTTCAACGAAGATCCAGACTCTTGA
- a CDS encoding uncharacterized protein (COG:S;~EggNog:ENOG410PYI8) produces the protein MSYQKLRQDFTIHPIPEIDDDLETTATKLKDLASVVQKGNSLALWTGLKAATPQPRSDAETNARMQMTPSERQAYDAWKEGKYQIPEFEWTGNVAVVPNGVQSLKKFEKRAVAMDIIWGWRPLSQPEREEDKEDSSGVSARATPENASWLTFNMPATLPLIQAVVRVLNAEKQAQQNPHAGLSEMEVVEMETARKIVATAERNRSRELERIRLLTRSISQNTEVMKARIQSLEKLLQSSSPSQSLQSSPSPSTLETTVPRGEKRKQRESN, from the coding sequence ATGAGCTATCAAAAACTCCGCCAAGACTTCACCATCCACCCAATCCCCGAAATCGACGATGACCTAGAAACCACAGCAACAAAGCTCAAAGATCTAGCATCAGTCGTGCAGAAAGGCAACAGCCTCGCCCTATGGACGGGTCTGAAGGCAGCGACACCGCAGCCGCGCAGTGACGCGGAGACAAATGCGCGGATGCAGATGACGCCTTCGGAGCGACAGGCTTATGATGCGTGGAAGGAGGGGAAGTATCAGATTCCGGAGTTTGAGTGGACGGGGAACGTGGCTGTTGTTCCGAATGGAGTGCAGAGTTTGAAGAAGTTTGAGAAGAGGGCAGTCGCCATGGATATTATTTGGGGATGGAGGCCATTATCTCAGCctgaaagggaagaagataAGGAAGATTCATCAGGTGTCAGCGCTAGAGCCACGCCAGAGAATGCGTCGTGGTTGACATTCAACATGCCAGCCACGCTACCGCTGATACAAGCCGTCGTCCGGGTGTTGAACGCAGAGAAACAAGCGCAGCAGAATCCCCACGCTGGGTTATCGGAGATGGAAGTGGTCGAGATGGAAACGGCGCGCAAGATAGTGGCGACCGCCGAGAGGAACCGTTCGCGCGAACTGGAACGGATCCGTCTTCTGACTCGGTCAATTAGCCAGAATACGGAGGTGATGAAAGCGCGAATACAAAGTCTTGAGAAACTACTGCAATCATCATCGCCGTCGCAGTCATTGCAGTCATCGCCATCACCCTCGACATTGGAAACGACGGTGCCTAGGGGAGAGAAGCGAAAACAGCGTGAATCGAACTGA
- a CDS encoding MSF1 domain protein (COG:U;~EggNog:ENOG410PNN0;~InterPro:IPR006797,IPR037365;~PFAM:PF04707;~go_component: GO:0005758 - mitochondrial intermembrane space [Evidence IEA]): protein MKFFENNFTYDYSFPAVSLAYFLRYPNPYSRHVLTTDVIDRYVDPKTERLHTTRLHLKKSKVPSGILKLLPKGMGGSDNSGQSYIMETTVVDPKEGWMHTESRNMEWTGILSVVEKQFFERQPIEGALESLVGLPLDDKRSGEKTTVKTTVIFKSRFGQGKLLGSKKKAESIGDQAGEAEEQAPKQGWFSSLSTAGIQRSIELIGVNRTRDAVLKSKQGMNVVLERLRNGGIVGVLEGMRQDREALYGPEGPWKRVWLNGNGLKETDDGN from the coding sequence ATGAAGTTCTTCGAGAACAATTTCACCTACGATTATTCCTTTCCCGCCGTTTCTCTAGCCTACTTCCTTCGCTATCCGAATCCGTACTCCCGTCATGTCCTCACAACCGACGTTATCGACCGTTATGTCGATCCCAAGACTGAGCGTCTTCACACCACTAGATTGCATCTAAAGAAATCAAAAGTCCCTTCGGGTATACTGAAATTGCTCCCTAAGGGCATGGGCGGCTCGGACAACTCGGGCCAAAGCTACATCATGGAAACGACTGTTGTGGACCCCAAGGAAGGCTGGATGCACACGGAATCACGCAACATGGAATGGACCGGCATTCTGAGCGTAGTTGAGAAGCAATTTTTCGAGCGTCAGCCGATTGAAGGCGCTCTGGAGAGCCTAGTAGGGCTTCCTCTTGACGATAAGAGGAGTGGCGAGAAGACTACGGTCAAGACGACCGTTATTTTCAAGTCTCGCTTTGGACAAGGCAAACTGCTGGGCAGTAAGAAGAAGGCTGAGTCAATTGGTGACCAGGCCGGTGAAGCCGAAGAGCAGGCACCGAAACAGGGCTGGTTCTCCTCCCTGTCCACTGCGGGCATTCAACGAAGCATTGAGCTCATTGGTGTCAACCGGACCAGGGATGCTGTGCTCAAGAGCAAGCAGGGCATGAATGTAGTCCTCGAGCGGCTGCGCAATGGCGGCATCGTTGGCGTTTTGGAGGGCATGCGGCAGGACCGTGAGGCCCTCTATGGACCCGAGGGCCCTTGGAAGCGGGTCTGGCTTAATGGCAACGGTCTTAAGGAAACCGACGATGGCAATTGA
- a CDS encoding tryptophan--tRNA ligase WRS1 (BUSCO:EOG092624KK;~COG:J;~EggNog:ENOG410PII1;~InterPro:IPR002305,IPR002306,IPR014729,IPR001412;~PFAM:PF00579;~go_function: GO:0000166 - nucleotide binding [Evidence IEA];~go_function: GO:0004812 - aminoacyl-tRNA ligase activity [Evidence IEA];~go_function: GO:0004830 - tryptophan-tRNA ligase activity [Evidence IEA];~go_function: GO:0005524 - ATP binding [Evidence IEA];~go_process: GO:0006418 - tRNA aminoacylation for protein translation [Evidence IEA];~go_process: GO:0006436 - tryptophanyl-tRNA aminoacylation [Evidence IEA]) — translation MADEPGQPPALTTLSLADQAPSSQAVEQIVTPFDVSGGVDESGKLLPVDYDKLVREFGAHPISKELLERFERVTGHRPHRFMRRGIVFSHRELNLILDRYEKGQPFYLYTGRGPSSDSMHVGHTIPFEFTKWLQDVFQCPLVIMLTDDEKFMHSQKIEIDDAKRYAKANAMDIIAVGFDMKKTFIFSDFDFVGGAFYENMCRMAKRITINSVRGTFGFNDSNNVGEFHFCATQSASAFATSFPHIFGNDKKKVASIPCLIPCAIDQDPYFRQCREHAEKMKFKKPALIHSIFLPALQGPGSKMSASVDTSAIFMSDAPNRIKNKINKYAFSGGQDTAELQRQLGGNTKADVPFQYLTFFLEDDDELERIRVAYEKGEMLTGEIKQKCIAELQEYVKGFQERRAQVTEEILNEYMSQRPLEWTGNPNPVKVDKEKK, via the exons ATGGCCGACGAACCGGGTCAACCCCCGGCCCTCACGACGCTGAGTCTCGCTGACCAAGCCCCCAGCTCCCAGGCCGTCGAACAGATCGTGACTCCCTTTGATGTCTCCGGTGGTGTCGATGAATCCGGAAAACTACTGCCGGTCGATTATGACAAGCTGGTTCGGGAATTCGGTGCGCATCCAATTAGCAAGGAGCTGCTCGAGCGCTTTGAGAGAGTGACTGGTCACCGTCCGCATCGGTTTATGCGTCGGGGTATTGTATTCAGTCATCGCGAGCTGAATTTGATTCTTGATCGCTACGAGAAGGGGCAGCCTTTCTATCTGTATACTGGACGGGGACCGAGTAGTGATAGTATGCACGTGGGACACACAATTCCGTTTGAGTTCACCAA GTGGTTGCAGGATGTCTTCCAGTGCCCGTTGGTCATCATGTTGACAGACGACGAGAAATTCATGCACTCGCAAAAAATCGAGATCGACGACGCAAAGCGGTACGCCAAGGCAAACGCAATGGACATTATCGCAGTTGGTTTCGACATGAAGAAGACTTTCATCTTCAGCGACTTCGACTTCGTCGGTGGCGCTTTCTACGAGAACATGTGCAGAATGGCCAAGAGAATCACAATCAACTCCGTCCGAGGAACCTTCGGCTTCAACGACAGCAACAACGTCGGCGAGTTCCATTTCTGCGCTACCCAATCCGCCTCCGCCTTCGCAACCAGCTTCCCGCACATCTTCGGGAACGATAAAAAGAAGGTCGCCTCGATCCCCTGCCTGATTCCCTGCGCCATCGACCAGGACCCCTACTTCCGTCAATGCCGCGAACACGCCGAGAAGATGAAGTTCAAGAAGCCCGCCCTCATCCACTCCATTTTCCTCCCTGCCCTGCAAGGCCCCGGCTCCAAGATGTCCGCTTCCGTCGACACTTCCGCTATCTTCATGAGCGACGCACCCAACCGCATCAAGAACAAGATCAACAAGTACGCCTTCTCCGGTGGTCAGGACACCGCAGAACTGCAGCGCCAACTCGGTGGAAACACCAAGGCAGACGTCCCCTTCCAGTACCTTACTTTCTTCTTGGAGGACGATGACGAGCTCGAGCGCATTCGCGTTGCGTATGAGAAGGGAGAGATGCTTACGGGCGAGATTAAGCAGAAATGTATTGCTGAGTTGCAGGAGTATGTTAAGGGCTTCCAAGAACGGAGGGCTCAGGTGACAGAGGAGATTCTGAACGAGTATATGAGCCAGCGGCCGTTGGAGTGGACAGGGAACCCCAACCCTGTCAAGGTtgacaaggagaagaaatAG
- a CDS encoding aminotransferase class IV (COG:E;~EggNog:ENOG410PNK8;~InterPro:IPR036038,IPR001544,IPR043131,IPR043132;~PFAM:PF01063;~go_function: GO:0003824 - catalytic activity [Evidence IEA]) yields the protein MASNSPQSFQVISSLRYDPSLPDAVAQHAAQSYPEPRPTPYYLLPYHLDRLINAAQHFNWHHALQFLEQDLESFTSALDSFIPDRTKPWRLRIVIANKPDAGLTVDINPAAPIDPLQLLLPFATDATQQSTPWRVYVDSQPTVPSAFTTHKTTAREYYTAARHRAGIMSPQEQAEVLVVNPAGKVMEGSITTPYFRRRGGSDNQDNPDNRLGWITPPLSCGGNAGTTRRYALAQGFCAEQVISASELVDGEECWISNGVRGFIRGVVVLRQ from the coding sequence ATGGCTTCAAATAGCCCGCAATCCTTCCAGGTTATTTCCTCCCTTCGCTATGATCCGTCACTTCCAGATGCGGTGGCCCAGCACGCCGCACAGTCCTATCCGGAGCCCCGCCCAACACCTTACTACCTCCTCCCATACCACCTAGATCGTCTGATCAACGCAGCACAACACTTCAACTGGCATCATGCTCTCCAATTCCTCGAACAAGATCTCGAGAGCTTCACTTCCGCCCTCGACAGCTTCATTCCTGACCGCACAAAACCCTGGCGCCTTCGCATCGTAATCGCGAACAAACCAGACGCGGGGTTGACAGTCGATATAAACCCAGCAGCCCCAATTGACcccctccagctcctccttCCCTTTGCGACCGATGCAACACAACAATCGACCCCATGGCGCGTCTATGTGGACAGCCAACCCACTGTCCCATCTGCATTTACCACCCATAAAACCACAGCGCGGGAATACTACACAGCCGCGCGGCATCGCGCAGGGATCATGTCGCCTCAGGAACAGGCGGAGGTACTAGTGGTCAACCCCGCGGGCAAGGTTATGGAGGGGAGCATTACAACCCCATATTTCCGACGGCGGGGAGGTTCTGATAATCAAGATAACCCTGATAACCGTCTGGGATGGATCACGCCGCCACTATCTTGTGGCGGGAATGCGGGGACGACGAGACGGTATGCGCTGGCTCAGGGATTCTGCGCTGAGCAGGTGATTTCGGCATCGGAGTtggttgatggtgaagaGTGTTGGATCAGTAATGGAGTCAGAGGGTTTATCCGTGGGGTAGTTGTTCTTAGACAATAG